From Pseudomonas sp. FP2335, the proteins below share one genomic window:
- a CDS encoding patatin-like phospholipase family protein, protein MKKRVALVLGSGGARGYAHIGVIEEIERRGYDIACVAGCSMGAVVGGIYAAGKLDDYRSWIESLDYLDVLRLVDVSFRLGAIRGEKVFGQIRKIVGELNIEELRIPYTAVATDLTNQQEIWFQEGCLHQAMRASAAIPSLFTPVMQGNRMLVDGGLLNPLPIVPVVSSHCDLIIAVNLNATNQKHYQLPVIQRPPAFKSRFNSLAKSLGSHLPFRRKQAEQLMKLEQEALQAEAADINPWLDSAEPEAQQPAAAPETAGAPKSATGSFIIDNVGPASLLDLINQSFEVMQTSLAQYKIAGYPPDVLINVPKRVCRFFEFYKAPELIALGREIARDTLDRYESEQG, encoded by the coding sequence ATGAAGAAACGTGTTGCCTTGGTGCTGGGCTCCGGCGGGGCCCGGGGCTACGCCCATATCGGAGTGATCGAGGAGATCGAACGGCGCGGCTACGACATTGCCTGTGTCGCTGGTTGCTCCATGGGCGCCGTAGTGGGCGGCATCTACGCCGCCGGCAAACTGGATGACTACCGCAGTTGGATCGAAAGCCTCGATTACCTCGACGTGTTGCGCCTGGTGGACGTGAGTTTTCGCCTGGGGGCGATCCGAGGCGAGAAGGTCTTCGGCCAGATCCGCAAGATCGTCGGCGAGTTGAACATCGAAGAGTTGCGCATCCCCTACACCGCCGTCGCCACCGACCTCACCAACCAACAGGAAATCTGGTTCCAGGAAGGTTGTCTGCACCAGGCCATGCGCGCCTCGGCGGCGATCCCCAGCCTGTTTACACCCGTGATGCAGGGCAACCGCATGCTGGTGGACGGCGGCCTGCTCAACCCGCTGCCGATCGTGCCGGTGGTGTCGAGCCATTGCGACTTGATCATTGCGGTCAACCTCAACGCCACCAACCAGAAGCACTACCAATTGCCGGTGATCCAGCGCCCACCAGCGTTCAAGAGCCGTTTCAACAGCCTGGCGAAATCCCTCGGTTCGCACCTGCCCTTCCGCCGCAAACAGGCCGAACAGTTGATGAAGCTGGAGCAAGAGGCATTGCAGGCCGAAGCCGCAGACATCAACCCCTGGCTGGACTCGGCGGAACCCGAAGCCCAACAACCCGCCGCCGCCCCGGAAACCGCCGGAGCACCGAAGTCGGCGACCGGTTCGTTCATCATCGACAACGTCGGCCCGGCGTCGTTGCTGGACTTGATCAACCAGAGTTTCGAGGTGATGCAGACCTCGTTGGCGCAATACAAGATCGCCGGGTATCCGCCGGATGTGTTGATCAACGTGCCGAAGCGGGTGTGCCGGTTTTTCGAGTTTTACAAGGCGCCGGAGTTGATCGCGTTGGGGCGGGAGATTGCGCGGGATACGTTGGATCGATATGAGAGCGAGCAGGGCTGA
- a CDS encoding Mpo1-like protein has product MGKRHPNLPAWQWRNYPQNHQHPTNLALHLIAVPLFIVGFLLIVSGVFSLSLASFAIGVVGILAGLALQRHGHSLEAQASEPFSDRKDAVQRLVVEQFVTFPRFVFSGGWWRAWRQRHRH; this is encoded by the coding sequence ATGGGCAAACGTCATCCCAATCTCCCCGCCTGGCAATGGCGCAATTACCCACAGAACCATCAGCACCCGACCAACCTGGCGTTGCACCTGATTGCCGTGCCGCTATTCATCGTCGGGTTCCTGCTGATTGTGTCCGGCGTGTTCAGCCTGAGCCTGGCGAGTTTTGCCATTGGCGTGGTCGGTATCCTCGCCGGCCTGGCCTTGCAGCGTCACGGGCATAGCCTGGAAGCCCAGGCCAGTGAACCCTTCAGTGATCGCAAAGACGCCGTGCAGCGGTTGGTGGTCGAGCAATTCGTGACCTTCCCGCGTTTTGTCTTCAGCGGTGGCTGGTGGCGCGCCTGGCGGCAGCGCCATCGGCACTGA
- a CDS encoding sensor histidine kinase KdpD gives MSDSGRADALLADLPRNGRGRLKVFLGAAPGVGKTYAMLQAAHTQLRQGVKLIAGVVETHGRAETEALLSGLPQQPLLRSEYRGVMLEEMDLDGLLAAKPKLVLVDELAHSNAPGSRHEKRWQDIQELLAAGINVFTTVNVQHLESLNDQVRGITGVQVRETLPDWVLQEADELLLIDLPSRELLERLRDGKVYVPEQARAAIDAFFTQTNLMALRELAMQTAAAHVDDDLAQGYRQLGQAAPAVRGRLLVGVDGDAQAERLVRHASRVAQRRHLPWSLVHIDNGRARDEQSRLRLQNAQQLAERLGGEVVLLRAGEVAKTLIQHAAERRASLLLVGQSRMRWHRRVFGGGLAARLLRNARGLEINVLDSDDVPAPPRLPDVRGLVWFDYGLAVAATVVAAALAWAVASVLPLPNISLVFLAAVLLVAVRSSLGPSLVCAALSFLTYDFLFIPPNFSFAIQREEDVLTLLFFLLMAALTGNLAARQRRQLQALRDTQEETSELLDLSRKLTAATDRQAVISAAAHHLEGWSDLDLCLVNRDGQGGWTIETGGPLTLTEAERAAADWAWQHDQPAGMGTGTLPFGRWWWWPLSGEEGPLGLLGVSPKPGLELSGQRRRLLTALSQPLAQALARAQLAQELESARLHGETEQLRSALLASVSHDLRTPLTAMRGSIDSLLALGEAIPLEDRRELLEGTRDEAERLDRYIQNLLDMTRLGHGALKLARDWVAPGDIVGSALGRLRAVLAPLQVRTEVPSGLPLLYVHAALIEQALVNVLENAARFSPAHGRLDLSAGVSDNQLFFAVADEGPGIPEDERAKIFDMFYTAARGDRGGQGTGLGLAICQGMVGAHGGHISVAEGIDGRGTCITLFLPLPTQPGLEREA, from the coding sequence ATGAGCGACTCCGGCCGCGCCGATGCCTTGTTAGCCGATCTGCCCCGCAACGGCCGTGGCCGGCTCAAAGTCTTTCTCGGCGCCGCGCCGGGGGTGGGCAAGACCTACGCCATGCTCCAGGCCGCCCATACGCAGCTGCGCCAGGGCGTCAAACTCATCGCCGGGGTGGTCGAAACCCATGGCCGCGCCGAGACCGAAGCGCTGCTCAGCGGCCTGCCGCAGCAACCGCTGTTGCGCAGCGAATACCGCGGCGTGATGCTCGAAGAGATGGACCTCGACGGCCTGCTCGCCGCCAAACCCAAGCTGGTACTGGTGGACGAACTGGCCCATAGCAACGCCCCTGGCAGCCGGCATGAAAAGCGCTGGCAAGACATCCAGGAGCTGCTCGCCGCTGGCATCAACGTGTTCACCACAGTCAACGTCCAACACCTGGAAAGCCTCAACGACCAAGTGCGCGGCATCACCGGCGTGCAAGTGCGCGAAACCCTGCCGGACTGGGTGCTGCAAGAGGCCGACGAACTGCTGTTGATCGACCTGCCTTCCCGTGAGCTGCTCGAGCGCCTGCGCGACGGCAAGGTGTACGTGCCGGAACAAGCCCGCGCCGCCATCGACGCGTTCTTCACCCAGACCAACCTGATGGCCCTGCGCGAGCTGGCGATGCAGACCGCCGCCGCCCACGTCGACGATGACTTGGCCCAAGGCTATCGCCAGCTCGGCCAGGCCGCACCGGCTGTGCGCGGGCGCTTGCTGGTCGGCGTGGACGGCGATGCCCAGGCCGAACGCCTGGTGCGCCATGCCAGCCGCGTGGCCCAGCGTCGGCATCTGCCGTGGAGCCTGGTGCATATCGACAACGGCCGGGCGCGGGATGAGCAATCGCGTCTGCGCCTGCAAAACGCCCAGCAACTGGCCGAGCGCCTCGGCGGCGAAGTGGTGTTGCTGCGTGCGGGGGAAGTGGCCAAGACCCTGATCCAGCACGCCGCCGAACGCCGCGCCAGTTTGCTGCTGGTGGGACAGTCGCGGATGCGCTGGCACCGTCGCGTGTTCGGCGGTGGTCTGGCGGCGCGTCTGTTGCGCAATGCGCGGGGCTTGGAAATCAACGTCCTCGACAGCGACGACGTCCCCGCGCCGCCACGCCTGCCGGATGTACGTGGGTTGGTGTGGTTCGACTACGGCCTGGCGGTTGCCGCCACCGTGGTGGCGGCGGCGTTGGCCTGGGCGGTGGCCAGCGTGTTGCCGTTGCCGAATATCTCCCTGGTGTTCCTCGCTGCCGTGCTGCTGGTGGCGGTGCGCAGCAGTCTGGGGCCATCGCTGGTGTGTGCGGCGCTGTCGTTTCTGACGTATGACTTCCTGTTTATCCCGCCGAATTTTTCCTTCGCGATCCAGCGTGAAGAAGATGTGCTGACGCTGCTGTTTTTCCTGCTGATGGCGGCGCTCACCGGCAACCTCGCCGCGCGTCAACGCCGGCAGTTGCAGGCGCTGCGCGACACCCAGGAAGAAACCAGCGAGTTGCTCGACCTGTCGCGCAAACTCACCGCCGCCACCGATCGCCAGGCGGTGATCAGTGCGGCGGCCCATCACCTGGAAGGTTGGAGCGACCTCGACTTATGCCTGGTCAACCGCGACGGCCAGGGCGGTTGGACCATCGAGACCGGCGGCCCGCTGACCCTTACCGAGGCCGAACGCGCCGCCGCCGACTGGGCCTGGCAACACGACCAGCCGGCCGGCATGGGCACCGGTACCTTGCCGTTCGGGCGTTGGTGGTGGTGGCCGCTGTCGGGTGAAGAGGGCCCGTTGGGCTTGCTCGGCGTGAGTCCCAAGCCGGGCCTGGAGTTGAGCGGCCAGCGTCGCCGTTTGCTCACGGCCTTGAGCCAGCCGCTGGCGCAAGCCCTGGCCCGTGCGCAACTGGCGCAGGAGTTGGAATCGGCACGCCTGCACGGTGAAACCGAGCAACTGCGCAGCGCCTTGCTCGCGTCGGTGTCCCACGATTTGCGCACGCCGCTGACCGCCATGCGCGGCAGCATCGACAGCCTGCTGGCCCTCGGTGAAGCTATTCCGCTGGAGGATCGCCGCGAGTTGCTGGAAGGTACCCGCGATGAGGCCGAGCGTCTCGACCGTTATATCCAGAACCTGCTCGACATGACACGCCTGGGCCACGGTGCGCTGAAGCTGGCGCGTGACTGGGTGGCGCCGGGTGACATCGTCGGCAGCGCGCTTGGCCGGCTGCGCGCCGTGCTGGCGCCATTGCAGGTGCGCACTGAGGTGCCATCGGGGTTGCCCTTGCTCTACGTGCACGCGGCGCTGATCGAGCAGGCGTTGGTCAATGTGTTGGAAAACGCCGCACGGTTTTCGCCCGCCCACGGGCGTTTGGACTTGAGTGCGGGGGTGTCGGATAACCAGCTGTTTTTTGCAGTTGCCGACGAAGGCCCGGGGATTCCCGAGGACGAGCGCGCGAAAATTTTCGACATGTTCTACACCGCCGCCCGGGGTGATCGCGGCGGGCAGGGCACCGGCCTCGGCCTGGCGATCTGCCAGGGCATGGTCGGCGCGCACGGTGGGCATATCAGCGTGGCCGAAGGTATCGACGGGCGCGGCACCTGCATCACCTTGTTCCTACCGTTGCCGACCCAGCCTGGCCTTGAGCGCGAGGCATGA
- a CDS encoding methyl-accepting chemotaxis protein: protein MGAWLSNISLKYKFWAVNAVAFITTLLLVLYAVQLEQQARSDASQASAQAQARLLSAWPADKPLPKGEHLLTFARGQVPQLAEQDLSALASATGWIELNHMPWLGVNPLLGADVVARADGQYVAVLAYAPSLSQVFEDRFTNYAVAVAILMLAMLGASQLLIRFLLSQLNTLKDVMLHVEKTGDLSARVPLACKDEVGQMASAFNAMQAGYQRVVNTVARTAQQLDDGAARLASSMNDVQHGMLGQQSETDQAATAINEMTATVYHIAQHAGATRDLSQTADTLAGSGHEVVSRVQRSIAGLSTGVQQTAEMIQKLAEDSQKINGVVSVIHSIAEQTNLLALNAAIEAARAGEMGRGFAVVADEVRNLAKRVQSSTDEITRMVSALQAGTRDAVDFMQESSFKADDCVQQALEAGAALAEITSAVAQMRESNTQIAVAAEQQSHVAEEMNRAVVSIRDVTENTVKQTVDSATTSNQLATLAGELSKAIGQLKL from the coding sequence ATGGGTGCCTGGCTTAGCAACATCTCGCTGAAGTACAAATTCTGGGCCGTCAACGCGGTCGCCTTCATCACCACCTTGTTGCTGGTGCTGTACGCCGTACAGCTCGAACAACAGGCACGCAGCGACGCGTCCCAGGCCTCCGCGCAGGCGCAGGCGCGCTTGCTCAGCGCGTGGCCGGCTGACAAACCGCTGCCCAAGGGCGAGCACCTGCTGACATTTGCCCGAGGCCAAGTCCCACAACTGGCGGAGCAGGATCTGTCAGCCCTGGCCAGCGCCACCGGCTGGATCGAACTCAATCACATGCCCTGGCTCGGCGTTAACCCGCTGTTGGGCGCCGATGTGGTCGCGCGCGCCGACGGTCAATACGTCGCCGTGCTGGCCTACGCGCCCAGCCTGAGCCAGGTCTTCGAAGACCGTTTTACCAACTACGCCGTGGCCGTCGCGATCCTGATGCTGGCGATGCTCGGCGCTTCGCAGTTGCTGATCCGTTTCTTGCTCAGCCAGCTCAACACCCTCAAGGACGTGATGCTGCACGTGGAGAAAACCGGCGACCTGTCGGCCCGCGTGCCGTTGGCGTGCAAGGATGAAGTCGGCCAGATGGCCAGCGCCTTCAACGCCATGCAGGCCGGTTACCAACGGGTGGTCAACACCGTGGCGCGTACTGCCCAGCAACTGGATGACGGCGCCGCGCGCCTGGCCAGCAGCATGAACGACGTGCAGCACGGCATGCTCGGCCAGCAAAGCGAAACCGACCAGGCCGCCACCGCCATCAACGAGATGACCGCCACCGTCTACCACATCGCCCAGCACGCCGGCGCCACGCGGGATTTGTCCCAGACCGCCGACACCCTCGCCGGCAGCGGCCATGAAGTGGTGAGCCGCGTGCAACGCTCGATTGCCGGGCTGTCCACCGGCGTGCAACAGACCGCCGAAATGATCCAGAAACTCGCCGAGGACAGCCAGAAAATCAACGGCGTCGTCAGCGTGATCCACAGCATCGCCGAACAGACCAACCTGCTCGCCCTCAACGCCGCGATCGAAGCCGCCCGCGCCGGGGAAATGGGCCGTGGTTTTGCGGTGGTCGCCGACGAAGTGCGCAACCTGGCCAAACGTGTACAAAGCTCCACCGACGAAATCACCCGAATGGTCTCCGCGCTGCAAGCCGGCACCCGCGATGCGGTGGACTTCATGCAGGAAAGCTCCTTCAAGGCCGACGACTGCGTGCAACAAGCCCTTGAAGCGGGCGCGGCACTGGCCGAAATCACCAGCGCCGTGGCGCAGATGCGTGAAAGCAACACTCAGATCGCCGTCGCCGCAGAGCAGCAAAGCCATGTCGCCGAGGAAATGAACCGCGCGGTGGTGAGCATTCGTGACGTCACCGAAAACACCGTGAAACAAACCGTGGATTCGGCAACCACCAGCAACCAACTGGCGACTCTGGCCGGTGAATTGAGCAAAGCCATCGGGCAATTGAAGCTGTAA
- a CDS encoding CHAD domain-containing protein, whose protein sequence is MSALVDQLVAQVIGLEVGLLSCQARLAAVTDDEALHDLRTTVRRLRSLLRPLRGLPGVEQLEAAASAVGQLTTPLRDREVLAAYLHQHGHHLAADRRLRLQPEAYRQVAQGPELSHLLLILDAFPRFIRASEHQKLLKGLRTRIEKRLAKQWQALGAALKDPEHDRHRLRLLIKRVRYAAEAYPELDKLPAKALPRLKGAQAALGDWHDCWQWLAQAQQQADLQPCVAVWQRTMAKAQGQADRVLDKLSADCF, encoded by the coding sequence ATGTCAGCGTTGGTCGATCAGTTAGTCGCTCAGGTCATTGGCCTGGAAGTTGGGTTGCTGAGCTGCCAGGCTCGTCTTGCCGCCGTCACCGACGATGAAGCCCTGCATGATCTGCGCACCACCGTGCGCCGCCTGCGCAGCCTGTTGCGCCCCTTGCGCGGGCTGCCGGGGGTGGAACAGCTGGAGGCGGCCGCCAGTGCGGTCGGCCAGTTGACCACGCCGTTGCGTGACCGCGAGGTGCTGGCGGCGTATTTGCACCAGCACGGTCATCACCTGGCCGCCGATCGACGCCTGCGCTTGCAACCCGAGGCGTATCGGCAGGTGGCACAAGGCCCGGAGCTGTCGCACTTGCTGCTGATCCTCGATGCCTTTCCGCGCTTCATCCGCGCCTCTGAACATCAAAAACTGCTCAAGGGCCTGCGCACGCGTATCGAGAAGCGCCTGGCCAAGCAATGGCAGGCACTTGGCGCCGCGTTGAAAGACCCCGAGCACGATCGCCATCGCCTGCGCTTGTTGATCAAGCGTGTGCGTTACGCCGCCGAAGCGTATCCCGAATTGGACAAACTCCCCGCCAAAGCCCTGCCTCGCCTCAAGGGAGCCCAAGCCGCCCTGGGCGATTGGCACGACTGCTGGCAGTGGCTGGCCCAGGCCCAGCAGCAGGCGGATTTGCAGCCTTGCGTGGCGGTGTGGCAACGCACCATGGCCAAGGCGCAAGGGCAGGCGGATCGCGTGCTGGATAAGCTCAGCGCGGATTGTTTCTGA
- the kdpC gene encoding potassium-transporting ATPase subunit KdpC, whose translation MANIIRPALSLLVLMTLITGVAYPLVVTGVAQVAFPEQANGSLVYDASGKVRGSSLIAQDFSGDNWFHPRPSAGAFATVSSSASNLGPSNPALATRIFEDASKQLVPSQGPVPLASLTTSGSGLDPHLPPQAIAYQLARVAAARNVPVSTLQRLLDEHIESPLVGPPVVNVLALNMALEKL comes from the coding sequence ATGGCTAACATCATCCGCCCGGCCCTGAGCCTGCTGGTGCTCATGACCCTGATTACCGGCGTCGCCTATCCACTGGTGGTCACTGGCGTCGCCCAAGTCGCCTTCCCCGAGCAGGCCAACGGCAGCCTGGTGTACGACGCCAGCGGCAAGGTGCGCGGCTCCAGCCTGATCGCCCAGGATTTCAGCGGTGACAACTGGTTCCACCCGCGCCCATCCGCGGGTGCCTTTGCCACGGTCTCCAGCAGCGCCAGCAACCTCGGCCCAAGCAACCCGGCATTGGCCACGCGTATCTTCGAGGACGCGAGTAAACAACTGGTGCCAAGCCAGGGGCCGGTGCCTTTGGCCTCGCTGACTACCTCTGGCAGCGGTCTTGATCCACACTTGCCACCACAGGCGATTGCCTATCAACTGGCGCGCGTGGCGGCGGCGCGGAATGTGCCGGTGTCGACCTTGCAGCGCTTGTTGGATGAGCACATTGAAAGCCCGTTGGTGGGCCCGCCGGTGGTGAATGTGCTGGCATTGAACATGGCCCTGGAAAAACTGTAA
- the kdpB gene encoding potassium-transporting ATPase subunit KdpB has product MNMPAKNAAPVKAQEPAKTAISALWRPALVQAFVKLDPRQLQRSPVMLVVELTAILTTVLCFVPDTTVPTFVAVQIAVWLWFTVLFANFAEALAEGRGKARADSLKAGSEGLSARRKETDGSFKVVPATSLRKGDVVRVAAGEMIPGDGEVIEGIAAVNEAAITGESAPVIRESGGDRSAVTGNTRLVSDWLLIRITANPGESTLDRMIALVEGAKRQKTPNEVALDILLIGLTLIFLLVVVTLQPFAHFASGSLPLVFLVALLVTLIPTTIGGLLSAIGIAGMDRLVRLNVIAKSGRAVEAAGDVHVLLLDKTGTITFGNRRCAAVVAAPGVSGKEVAEGALFASLADDTAEGKSIVEYLRALHPQAEPSPEQLTGVPFSAETRLSGVDYQGRVFRKGAVDSLLAFLGQQRGELAPALSREIDKIAQSGGTPLLVCADGKLLGAIHLKDVVKPGIRERFAELRKLGIRTVMVTGDNPLTAAAIAAEAGVDDVLAEATPEKKLARIRHEQNDGRLVAMCGDGANDAPALAQADVGMAMNDGTQAAREAANMVDLDSDPTKLLDVVQIGKELLVTRGALTTFSIANDVAKYFAILPALFASIYPQLGVLNVMHLQSPQSAILSAIVFNALIIVVLIPLALRGVRVQAASAAALLRRNLLIYGLGGILVPFVGIKAIDMLLTALHLV; this is encoded by the coding sequence ATGAATATGCCTGCAAAAAACGCAGCTCCGGTGAAAGCCCAGGAGCCCGCCAAAACCGCTATCTCTGCCCTGTGGCGCCCGGCGCTGGTCCAGGCGTTCGTCAAGCTGGACCCGCGCCAGTTGCAACGCTCGCCGGTGATGCTGGTGGTCGAGCTGACCGCCATCCTCACCACCGTGTTGTGCTTTGTGCCGGACACCACCGTGCCGACCTTCGTCGCTGTGCAAATCGCCGTGTGGCTGTGGTTCACCGTGCTGTTCGCCAACTTCGCCGAAGCCTTGGCTGAAGGGCGTGGCAAGGCCCGCGCCGACAGCCTCAAGGCTGGCAGCGAAGGCCTCAGCGCCCGGCGCAAGGAAACCGACGGCAGCTTCAAGGTGGTGCCGGCCACCAGCCTGCGTAAAGGCGATGTAGTGCGCGTCGCTGCCGGGGAAATGATCCCCGGTGACGGCGAGGTCATCGAAGGTATCGCCGCGGTCAACGAAGCGGCGATCACCGGCGAATCTGCACCGGTGATCCGCGAATCCGGTGGCGACCGCTCGGCCGTCACCGGCAACACGCGGCTGGTCTCGGACTGGCTGCTGATCCGCATCACCGCCAACCCTGGCGAGTCGACCCTGGACCGCATGATCGCCCTGGTCGAAGGCGCCAAGCGCCAGAAGACCCCCAACGAAGTGGCGCTGGATATTCTGCTGATCGGCCTGACGCTGATCTTCCTGCTGGTGGTGGTGACGTTGCAGCCGTTCGCCCACTTCGCCAGTGGCAGCTTGCCGCTGGTGTTCTTGGTCGCACTGCTGGTGACGCTGATTCCTACCACCATTGGCGGCCTGTTGTCGGCCATCGGCATCGCCGGCATGGACCGTCTGGTGCGCCTGAACGTGATCGCCAAATCCGGCCGTGCGGTGGAAGCGGCGGGGGACGTGCACGTGTTGCTGCTGGACAAGACCGGCACCATCACCTTCGGCAACCGTCGTTGCGCGGCGGTGGTCGCGGCCCCTGGCGTCAGCGGCAAGGAAGTCGCCGAAGGCGCGCTGTTTGCCTCCCTGGCGGACGACACGGCCGAAGGCAAATCCATCGTCGAATACCTGCGCGCCTTGCACCCCCAGGCCGAACCGTCGCCCGAGCAACTGACCGGCGTACCGTTCAGTGCCGAAACCCGTTTGTCCGGGGTCGACTATCAAGGCCGTGTGTTCCGCAAAGGCGCGGTGGATTCGCTGCTCGCCTTCCTCGGCCAGCAACGCGGTGAACTGGCCCCGGCGCTGTCACGGGAAATCGACAAGATCGCCCAGAGCGGCGGCACGCCATTGCTGGTGTGCGCCGACGGCAAGTTGCTCGGCGCGATCCACCTCAAGGACGTGGTCAAACCCGGCATCCGCGAACGTTTCGCCGAACTGCGCAAGCTGGGGATTCGCACCGTGATGGTCACCGGCGACAACCCGCTGACCGCCGCCGCGATTGCCGCTGAAGCCGGGGTGGACGACGTGCTGGCCGAAGCCACCCCGGAGAAAAAACTCGCGCGCATTCGCCACGAGCAGAACGACGGCCGCCTGGTCGCCATGTGCGGCGACGGTGCCAACGACGCCCCGGCCCTGGCCCAGGCGGACGTCGGCATGGCGATGAACGACGGCACCCAGGCCGCCCGCGAAGCCGCCAACATGGTCGACCTCGACAGCGACCCGACCAAGCTGCTGGACGTGGTGCAGATCGGCAAGGAACTGCTGGTGACCCGTGGCGCGCTGACCACCTTTTCCATCGCCAACGACGTGGCCAAGTACTTCGCGATCCTGCCGGCGCTGTTCGCCTCGATCTATCCGCAACTGGGCGTGCTCAATGTGATGCATCTGCAAAGCCCGCAGAGCGCGATCCTCTCGGCCATCGTGTTCAACGCGCTGATCATCGTGGTGCTGATTCCCCTGGCGCTGCGCGGTGTGCGCGTGCAAGCGGCGAGCGCGGCGGCGTTGCTGCGGCGCAACCTGTTGATCTACGGCCTGGGCGGGATTTTGGTGCCGTTCGTGGGCATCAAGGCGATCGACATGCTGCTGACCGCACTGCACTTGGTTTGA
- a CDS encoding response regulator — MSQTATILVIDDEPQIRKFLRISLASQGYKVIEAGTGNEGLAQAALNKPDLLVLDLGLPDMDGQQVLREFREWSMVPVLVLSVRASEGQKVEALDGGANDYVTKPFGIQEFLARVRALLRQVPTGEAQEASLSFGPLTVDLAYRRVLLDGAEVALTRKEYAVLAQLARHPGRVITQQQLLKDIWGPTHTEDSHYLRIVVGHLRQKLADDPTQPRFIVTEAGVGYRLLGA, encoded by the coding sequence ATGAGCCAGACCGCGACGATTTTGGTCATTGATGACGAACCGCAGATCCGCAAATTCCTGCGCATCAGCCTGGCCTCCCAGGGCTACAAAGTGATTGAGGCCGGCACCGGCAATGAAGGCCTGGCCCAGGCCGCGCTGAACAAGCCGGACTTGCTGGTGCTCGACCTCGGCCTGCCGGACATGGACGGCCAGCAGGTGCTGCGTGAGTTTCGCGAATGGTCGATGGTGCCGGTGCTGGTGCTTTCGGTGCGGGCCAGCGAAGGGCAGAAAGTCGAGGCCCTCGACGGTGGCGCGAATGACTACGTGACCAAACCGTTTGGCATCCAGGAGTTTCTTGCCCGCGTGCGTGCGCTGTTGCGCCAGGTGCCGACGGGCGAGGCTCAGGAAGCGTCGTTGAGTTTCGGCCCGTTGACCGTCGACCTGGCCTATCGCCGTGTACTGCTGGACGGTGCCGAGGTGGCCTTGACCCGCAAGGAATACGCGGTACTGGCACAACTGGCGCGTCATCCGGGGCGGGTGATTACCCAGCAGCAATTGCTCAAGGACATCTGGGGGCCGACCCATACCGAAGACAGTCACTACCTGCGGATTGTGGTCGGGCATCTGCGCCAGAAGTTGGCGGATGACCCGACGCAGCCGCGGTTTATCGTGACGGAGGCGGGGGTGGGGTATCGGTTGTTGGGCGCCTAG
- a CDS encoding acyl-CoA thioesterase II, whose product MRFSDLLDAARSHPQDVTIPAEWAQGRATFGGLVAALQYEALRAQVPADRPLRSLAVTFVGPVAPDVPASYQVEVLREGKAVSQLLGRVVQNGEVATLVQASFGGSRASEITVESEAPPVFKHWDECQELPYIKGVTPEFMRHLAMRWSVGGLPFTGNKSRDMGGWVRLRGDVKEEPLTEAHILALVDAWPPALLPHLKKPAPGSTLTWTIEFIQPLQDLTTLDWCQYYVSVEHARDGYGHAAAALWSPSGALIAISRQTVVVFA is encoded by the coding sequence ATGCGTTTCAGTGATTTGCTCGACGCCGCCCGTAGCCACCCGCAGGACGTCACCATCCCCGCCGAATGGGCGCAAGGCCGTGCCACGTTTGGTGGCCTGGTCGCCGCCTTGCAGTACGAAGCGTTGCGCGCCCAGGTGCCGGCGGATCGGCCGTTGCGCTCGCTGGCGGTCACCTTCGTCGGGCCGGTAGCGCCGGATGTGCCGGCCAGCTATCAAGTCGAAGTGTTGCGCGAAGGCAAGGCCGTCAGCCAGTTGCTCGGCCGTGTGGTGCAGAACGGTGAAGTGGCGACCCTGGTACAGGCCAGTTTCGGTGGCTCCCGCGCGTCGGAAATCACGGTGGAGAGCGAAGCGCCGCCGGTGTTCAAGCACTGGGATGAGTGCCAGGAACTGCCTTACATCAAGGGCGTCACGCCGGAGTTCATGCGCCATTTGGCGATGCGTTGGAGCGTCGGCGGTCTGCCGTTTACCGGTAACAAATCCCGCGACATGGGCGGCTGGGTCCGACTGCGTGGGGATGTAAAAGAGGAACCGCTGACCGAAGCGCACATCCTCGCCCTGGTCGACGCCTGGCCCCCGGCGTTGCTGCCGCACCTGAAAAAGCCGGCGCCGGGCAGCACACTGACCTGGACCATCGAGTTCATCCAGCCGTTGCAGGATTTGACCACCCTCGACTGGTGCCAGTACTACGTCAGCGTCGAACACGCCCGTGACGGCTATGGCCATGCCGCCGCCGCGCTGTGGAGCCCGAGCGGTGCGCTGATCGCCATCAGCCGCCAGACCGTGGTGGTGTTCGCCTGA